The Salvelinus sp. IW2-2015 linkage group LG8, ASM291031v2, whole genome shotgun sequence genome window below encodes:
- the timm23a gene encoding mitochondrial import inner membrane translocase subunit Tim23 isoform X2 — MDNNAPGSGGKGGLGSLFGGSEYSNTELAGVPLTGMSPLSPYLNVDPRYLVQDTDEFILPTGASKTRGRFELAFFTIGGSCITGAAFGTVNGLRMGLKETREMGWTKPRNVQILNMVTRQGASWANTLGSVGGLKGVARGGLVGLAMSGAYALYSNWDHIRGGSSSSNLY; from the exons ATGGACAATAACGCCCCTGGGTCGGGAGGGAAAGGCGGCCTCGGGAGTCTCTTTGGAGGCAGCGAATACTCCAACACAGAGCTCGCCGGAGTCCCAT TGACTGGAATGAGCCCCCTGTCGCCTTATCTTAATGTTGACCCCCGCTACCTCGTACAG gaCACAGATGAGTTCATCCTGCCAACAGGGGCCAGTAAAACTAGAGGGAGGTTTGAACTGGCCTTCTTCACCATAGGTGGCAGCTGTATCACAG GAGCTGCGTTTGGGACAGTGAATGGTCTGAGGATGGGGTTGAAGGAGACCAGAGAAATGGGCTGGACTAAACCTCGTAACGTCCA GATTCTCAACATGGTGACCAGACAAGGTGCATCCTGGGCCAACACTCTGGGCTCTGTTG gagggcTGAAGGGAGTGGCTCGTGGTGGTCTGGTGGGGTTGGCCATGTCTGGTGCCTACGCTCTCTACAGTAACTGGGACCATATCAGAGGCGGCTCCTCTTCTTCAAATCTCTACTGA
- the timm23a gene encoding mitochondrial import inner membrane translocase subunit Tim23 isoform X1, translating to MDNNAPGSGGKGGLGSLFGGSEYSNTELAGVPLTGMSPLSPYLNVDPRYLVQDTDEFILPTGASKTRGRFELAFFTIGGSCITGAAFGTVNGLRMGLKETREMGWTKPRNVQILNMVTRQGASWANTLGSVALLYSIFGVAIEKARGAEDDINTMAAGTLTGMLFKSTGGLKGVARGGLVGLAMSGAYALYSNWDHIRGGSSSSNLY from the exons ATGGACAATAACGCCCCTGGGTCGGGAGGGAAAGGCGGCCTCGGGAGTCTCTTTGGAGGCAGCGAATACTCCAACACAGAGCTCGCCGGAGTCCCAT TGACTGGAATGAGCCCCCTGTCGCCTTATCTTAATGTTGACCCCCGCTACCTCGTACAG gaCACAGATGAGTTCATCCTGCCAACAGGGGCCAGTAAAACTAGAGGGAGGTTTGAACTGGCCTTCTTCACCATAGGTGGCAGCTGTATCACAG GAGCTGCGTTTGGGACAGTGAATGGTCTGAGGATGGGGTTGAAGGAGACCAGAGAAATGGGCTGGACTAAACCTCGTAACGTCCA GATTCTCAACATGGTGACCAGACAAGGTGCATCCTGGGCCAACACTCTGGGCTCTGTTG cgttattgtacagtatatttggcGTGGCCATAGAGAAGGCTAGAGGAGCAGAGGATGACATCAACACTATGGCTGCTGGGACTCTCACAGGCATGCTGTTCAAATCCACAG gagggcTGAAGGGAGTGGCTCGTGGTGGTCTGGTGGGGTTGGCCATGTCTGGTGCCTACGCTCTCTACAGTAACTGGGACCATATCAGAGGCGGCTCCTCTTCTTCAAATCTCTACTGA